A single window of Debaryomyces hansenii CBS767 chromosome F complete sequence DNA harbors:
- a CDS encoding DEHA2F22484p (weakly similar to CA5208|IPF2361 Candida albicans IPF2361) gives MSSDTPIPSELSKTLETPEATSPQEKEIQQDESKNDNPYTPKSIVLAKVKGYPPWPAMILEETMLPENILSKKPKSVKQPPKRKSSKPITILPVRFFSDDTYIWIKSNEVKTLNHEMINSFLQNDKKRKDNLLQTAYELANDPPDMELFIKWGSKGEPVEVPYVPEEEELEEEEEEEADDIEEEELEEEEEEEEEEEDYEEPSRKKQKKNTKQPKSKKKTTKKQPAKKEAKSTAAPKTKPVNPREEGYDSDWGLDGVKHYNYDEGNYIFDKEKDQIKFETEFPSAASLSDSLTKYHNQFDKLDILLTDQLLSDQIDETEILPNLKKLDGLTLPKSVYTKSKVLKTLILTLRRPSERFPYPKIKKEVKKLVRKWTDLDIEENTIEDLEMVEENGESTQEPEQLPDQELKQEDANEAQAPSDSLQGENQTSAPEQPESATQETAENTQDASSERNGVNPDSFNTDSFVTA, from the coding sequence ATGTCTTCAGATACACCCATTCCTAGTGAATTACTGAAAACTTTAGAAACACCCGAAGCAACGTCTCCgcaagaaaaagaaattcaaCAGGATGAGTCAAAGAATGACAACCCATACacaccaaaatcaataGTTCTAGCAAAGGTTAAAGGTTATCCACCATGGCCTGCCATGATTCTTGAAGAGACTATGTTACCGGAAAACATACTTAGTAAGAAACCAAAAAGTGTTAAACAACCGCCTAAAAGGAAACTGTCCAAGCCAATAACTATATTACCGGTTCGATTCTTCAGCGATGATACTTACATCTGGATTAAGAGTAATGAAGTGAAAACTTTAAACCACGAAATGATAAATCTGTTTTTACAGAATGACAAAAAACGTAAGGATAACTTATTGCAAACGGCATACGAATTGGCTAATGACCCACCAGACATGGAATTGTTCATAAAATGGGGATCAAAGGGCGAGCCGGTCGAAGTTCCATATGTTcctgaagaagaagaactcgaagaagaagaagaagaagaagctgatGATATAGAAGAGGAGGAACTcgaagaggaagaagaagaggaggaggaagaagaggatTACGAGGAGCCTTCTCGaaagaaacagaagaaaaatacCAAACAACCTAAAAGtaaaaagaaaacaacCAAGAAACAACCAGCTAAAAAGGAAGCTAAATCCACAGCAGCTCCAAAGACAAAACCGGTCAATCCAAGAGAAGAAGGATATGACAGTGACTGGGGCTTGGATGGAGTGAAGCACTATAATTATGATGAGGGAAATTACATCTTTGATAAAGAGAAGGATCAGatcaaatttgaaacagAATTTCCGTCGGCGGCATCTTTGAGCGACTCGTTAACCAAGTACCATAAccaatttgataaattggaTATATTGTTGACTGACCAGTTACTCTCCGACCAAATAGACGAGACGGAAATATTGCCGAACCTCAAAAAACTAGACGGATTAACGTTACCCAAGTCAGTGTACACGAAGAGTAAGGTCCTAAAGACGTTGATTCTTACATTGAGAAGACCAAGCGAGAGATTTCCATACCCAAAAATCAAGAAGGAAGTTAAGAAGCTTGTGCGCAAATGGACCGATTTGGATATCGAAGAAAATACCATCGAGGACTTAGAGATGGTAGAAGAAAATGGCGAATCAACCCAAGAACCAGAACAGCTTCCTGATCAGGAACTTAAACAAGAAGATGCAAATGAGGCTCAAGCACCATCCGATTCATTACAAGGAGAAAATCAAACGTCTGCCCCAGAACAACCTGAGTCGGCTACACAGGAAACTGCAGAAAATACCCAGGATGCTTCGAGTGAACGTAATGGAGTAAACCCTGACTCTTTCAACACAGACAGCTTTGTTACAGCCTAA
- a CDS encoding DEHA2F22506p (similar to uniprot|P11746 Saccharomyces cerevisiae YMR043W MCM1 Transcription factor involved in cell-type-specific transcription and pheromone response), with translation MSEATIKKLDNDEQLGSSGSGNTQFTSNSSTAPTGGDDDDDEEPTSGGKQQKERRKIEIKFIQDKSRRHITFSKRKAGIMKKAYELSVLTGTQVLLLVVSETGLVYTFTTPKLQPLVTKSEGKNLIQACLNAPEEGLGDDQGDQSDGNSQESPDQSPVPQQGQQQAQQQAAQVHHAQQVQAATAQQMPPGAHIPHGMPYPGAGHPQAGMPMPPQGYNDPNVYQQYFANMQNSNMPNQQQYQ, from the coding sequence ATGTCTGAAGCTACCATTAAGAAGTTGGATAACGATGAACAGTTAGGATCTAGTGGATCAGGAAATACCCAGTTCACGTCTAATTCGTCTACCGCACCTACCGGGGGAgatgacgacgacgacgaaGAACCCACCAGCGGCGGAAAACAACAAAAGgagagaagaaagattgaaatcaaatttattcaagacAAGTCGAGGCGTCACATTACATTCTCCAAGAGAAAGGCTGGGATTATGAAGAAGGCATACGAATTGTCGGTATTGACGGGAACGCAGGTTTTGTTGTTGGTTGTTAGTGAAACCGGTTTGGTGTATACCTTCACCACTCCTAAATTACAGCCTTTAGTCACCAAGTCTGAAGGTAAGAACTTGATCCAGGCGTGCTTGAATGCTCCAGAAGAAGGGTTGGGTGACGACCAAGGAGATCAATCCGATGGTAACTCTCAAGAGCTGCCAGACCAAAGCCCAGTACCGCAACAAGGGCAACAACAGGCCCAACAACAGGCTGCCCAGGTCCACCATGCGCAACAAGTCCAGGCCGCCACCGCTCAACAAATGCCTCCAGGGGCCCATATACCTCATGGCATGCCCTACCCGGGAGCTGGACATCCTCAGGCTGGTATGCCTATGCCTCCTCAGGGTTACAACGACCCAAATGTATACCAGCAATATTTTGCTAACATGCAAAATAGCAATATGCCAAACCAACAACAATACCAATAA
- a CDS encoding DEHA2F22550p (similar to CA5227|IPF3087 Candida albicans IPF3087): protein MNFQATDYLNDLNLDFETVSPNTEHSSNDLDLFSQSEFFDLDVFAKDSVAPTKQQQYSIKQEQEPDQDFGLLLNLDESQESPMSLEQEQAFEQQSPSESSVEDKRKRNTAASARFRIKKKMKEQQMQQKSKELQDRVMGLEKKLKTLEMENKCLKNLIVKQNEQKNNDLLENIKKRSIVESSSTFQYTK, encoded by the coding sequence ATGAATTTTCAAGCAACAGATTATTTAAACGATCTTAATCTAGATTTTGAAACCGTGTCGCCAAACACAGAACATTCTTCcaatgatttggatttgttTAGTCAATCAGAATTTTTTGACTTGGATGTCTTCGCTAAGGACTCCGTGGCACCAACCAAGCAACAGCAATATTCCATaaaacaagaacaagaacCAGACCAGgattttggattattattgaatttggatGAATCACAGGAGAGTCCTATGAGCTTGGAACAAGAACAGGCGTTCGAACAACAATCTCCTTCAGAATCATCGGTTGAAGACAAaaggaaaagaaatacCGCAGCTAGCGCCAGATTCCgtatcaagaagaagatgaaggaACAGCAAATGCAACAAAAATCCAAGGAATTACAAGACAGAGTAATGGGGTtggaaaagaaattgaaaaccttagaaatggaaaataaaTGCTTGAAAAACTTGATAGTGAAACAAAACgaacaaaaaaataacGATTTGTTGGAGAACATCAAAAAGAGATCCATAGTTGAAAGTTCTTCCACATTCcaatatacaaaataa
- a CDS encoding DEHA2F22440p (no similarity) encodes MLTTLYPVLLLIAVSNAFLSNIPEINKLSTAGNAKVVGAGIKTPQDLLYTGDYVCDKFSSTIQGSNDTTEFPIDFSLYVANNAKAPEENYTVDLYFKNPNHQSLNDFAVLNASDSKTVLERYNPQLISKQPGFGVEFKFNFAKGLLCQFLYQFTVMYQLEKQEDHSKTSDKIFLVGSCQENMRYHPDAYNDLVSQGFRCVEYNSGYKYDGGKDWCTEFYPSDQCCKSYQNDELTDRDTCPASGSSSSVSSTSSFAPTTFSTLSTQSSGQASSGSSAGAGAGTGSGASGQPAPGQPGPGQNGPGQSGQF; translated from the coding sequence ATGTTAACCACTTTATATCCAGTTTTACTCTTAATTGCAGTATCTAATGCATTCCTTTCCAACATTCCGGAAATCAATAAGTTAAGTACCGCAGGCAATGCTAAGGTTGTTGGTGCTGGTATCAAGACACCTCAAGACTTGTTGTATACTGGTGATTATGTTTGTGATAAGTTTTCCTCCACTATTCAAGGCTCTAACGACACTACTGAGTTCCCAATTGATTTCAGTTTGTACGTTGCTAACAACGCTAAGGCACCTGAAGAAAACTACACCGTTGACTTATATTTTAAGAACCCAAATCATCAATCCTTGAATGACTTTGCTGTCTTGAATGCTTCCGATTCAAAAACCGTGTTGGAACGTTACAACCCACAATTGATTTCGAAACAACCAGGTTTCGGtgttgaatttaaattcaacttTGCTAAAGGCTTATTGTGTCAATTCTTATACCAATTTACCGTCATGTACCAATTggaaaaacaagaagatCACTCCAAGACTTCAGATAAGATCTTCCTCGTTGGTTCATGTCAAGAAAATATGCGTTACCACCCAGACGCTTACAACGATTTAGTTTCCCAAGGCTTCAGATGTGTTGAATACAACTCTGGATACAAATATGATGGTGGTAAGGACTGGTGTACCGAATTCTACCCATCTGACCAATGCTGCAAGTCTTACcaaaatgatgaattgacCGACAGAGACACCTGTCCTGCTAGCGGCTCATCATCTTCTGTTAGTTCGACTTCAAGCTTTGCCCCTACTACCTTCAGCACCTTAAGCACTCAATCATCCGGTCAAGCTTCATCGGGATCTTCTGCTGGCGCTGGTGCTGGTACTGGTTCTGGTGCTTCAGGTCAACCAGCCCCAGGTCAACCCGGTCCAGGTCAAAATGGTCCAGGTCAATCAGGTCAATTTTAA
- a CDS encoding DEHA2F22528p (some similarities with CA5210|IPF2373 Candida albicans IPF2373), giving the protein MRSSSFGEDQIWLTNSQGSPSQRRSSAFDSIWANSNPNAGMGTGVPRSGGNSGGNSVSSGSGAGGANGQGQQGQQGPNGPNVPNGANANIWSMNRGSMGASNDFVPQMPQMLNRNSFAGQAQSFSPKSPPQSEYENLGQYGINLRRHSYGDVYNNKNNAGAGKQPSLSALPPNPNFLSDDNTLEMVNEYFEKDPHERVKVTVSLLNERYFDEEKYLGESYQLPKFPIENSLRNYQLVLVGFKAGRVDVFYLPASNEVANLKIGDLVIVEADRGRDLGKIFKMNISIDEARLMKLLQFQEQQAALSENDVVTDLSVKNLNFQTSPISPPTLHYPKPIISLAQPNDILQILNKKQDEEKACRLCLAKIANITNATSNGNELIPPNGSTSSNSLDLLQMKLIDAEYQFDRKKLIFYYSTHKRIDFRDLVRELFRIYKTRIWMCAVIGIPYIPNAGLQNYVSPILNNSSTASEQYNTKSAEGSQQFNQFNMGPDPHTNVAFHNFAPGAGPGPGPMPMSGPSAPRPNGHFQVQEQYNRSAPATSGGQGPPPMSAPGHMPVLNDPFRQSMGQHPFPPYNADGRLAYQGYYGDYNRRLSMQGQGEIPRKFLNGSGSGGDKEQDSNNESFVLKSLVDSIDH; this is encoded by the coding sequence ATGCgttcttcatcatttggAGAAGATCAGATATGGTTGACCAACAGTCAAGGTTCACCTTCCCAAAGAAGGTCGTCTGCGTTTGACTCGATATGGGCCAACAGTAATCCCAACGCAGGCATGGGAACGGGAGTTCCGAGAAGCGGTGGTAACAGTGGAGGAAACAGCGTGTCTAGTGGCTCTGGAGCCGGGGGAGCTAATGGCCAGGGACAACAGGGACAACAGGGACCCAACGGACCCAATGTTCCAAATGGTGCTAATGCTAACATTTGGTCTATGAACCGTGGTAGTATGGGTGCATCTAACGATTTCGTACCACAGATGCCGCAAATGTTGAACAGGAACTCATTTGCGGGACAGGCACAATCATTCAGTCCCAAGTCACCTCCGCAGTCCGAATACGAGAATTTGGGGCAATACGGGATTAATTTGAGGAGGCACTCTTATGGAGATGTgtacaataataaaaataacgCTGGAGCGGGTAAACAGCCTTCACTTTCAGCATTACCACCTAACCCTAACTTTTTGCTGGACGACAATACTTTGGAAATGGTTAATGagtattttgaaaaggACCCACATGAGAGAGTCAAGGTGACGGTCCTGTTGTTGAACGAGAGATATTTTGATGAGGAGAAATATTTAGGAGAATCTTACCAATTACCTAAGTTCCCAATTGAAAACTCACTTAGGAACTATCAGTTGGTACTTGTTGGGTTTAAGGCAGGTAGAGTCGATGTGTTTTATTTACCAGCATCTAATGAAGTCGcaaatttaaagattgGGGATTTGGTCATCGTGGAGGCAGATAGAGGCAGAGATTTGGGAAAGATTTTCAAGATGAACATTTCCATTGATGAGGCAAGgttgatgaaattattgcaGTTTCAAGAACAACAGGCAGCATTATCTGAAAATGATGTTGTTACTGACTTGTCGgtcaagaatttgaattttcaaacttCGCCTATATCACCACCTACGTTACATTATCCTAAACCTATAATTTCGCTAGCTCAGCCAAATGATATACTACAGATTTTGAACAAGAAGCAGGATGAAGAGAAGGCCTGCAGACTCTGCTTGGCCAAGATTGCAAATATCACAAATGCTACTAGTAATGgtaatgaattaattccTCCTAATGGATCTACATCCAGTAACTCTTTGGATTTATtgcaaatgaaattgattgatgCAGAGTATCAATTTGATAGGAAGAAgctaattttttattattcaacaCATAAGAGAATCGATTTTAGAGATTTGGtaagagaattatttagAATTTATAAGACAAGAATCTGGATGTGTGCTGTTATTGGAATTCCTTACATTCCAAATGCTGGTTTACAGAATTATGTTAGTcctattttgaataattccaGCACTGCTAGTGAACAATACAATACCAAATCAGCAGAAGGGAGCCAAcaattcaatcaatttaaCATGGGACCAGATCCACATACGAATGTTGCATTTCATAATTTTGCTCCGGGAGCAGGACCGGGACCGGGGCCAATGCCTATGTCAGGACCCAGTGCACCACGACCAAACGGTCACTTTCAAGTTCAGGAGCAATATAATAGATCTGCACCAGCGACTTCAGGGGGACAGGGACCCCCTCCAATGTCTGCACCAGGCCACATGCCAGTATTGAATGATCCATTTAGGCAGTCAATGGGACAACATCCATTTCCACCTTATAACGCTGACGGAAGATTAGCATATCAAGGGTATTATGGCGATTATAATAGAAGATTGTCTATGCAAGGACAAGGAGAAATCCCTCGAAAATTCCTTAACGGAAGTGGAAGTGGAGGTGATAAAGAGCAGGACTCGAACAACGAATCATTTGttttaaaatcattagtTGATTCTATTGACCATTGA
- a CDS encoding DEHA2F22462p (weakly similar to CA5207|IPF2359 Candida albicans IPF2359), with translation MYYRSFQAHNNSSINSLCSIKSTNFVLSGGGNDCLVRLHNLSNDHVQSTTFPKEHITAVNSIDVSDSGEIFVSGGGDTINVWDSVKQCKLMRFQSINEQIRDEVFDCKILNDSLVVSCGTNCFVNFHDLRQPKRTKPIYSVKAGNDNLNSLDYNPISKVLSVASLDGRLTRIDLRNQEVIRDGFDCGGLLNVRLCPGNRTLITFEDGKLKLCDSNDLQIMLEVTLSNDKLIYRITSEVIKDYYSETEYIISGSETGVVCMWKHDPADRTVTDFKTFEPPSASCTDSSRILSIVRFIASSNRLICSSENGLLHIWENVL, from the coding sequence ATGTACTATAGATCATTTCAAGCTCATAATAACTCATCCATAAATTCTCTATGTCTGATTAAGTCGACGAATTTTGTGTTGTCTGGTGGAGGAAACGATTGCTTGGTACGATTACATAATCTTAGTAATGATCATGTCCAATCAACCACATTTCCAAAAGAGCATATCACTGCAGTCAATAGCATTGACGTAAGTGACTCGGGGGAAATATTTGTATCGGGAGGAGGAGATACAATCAATGTGTGGGACCTGGTCAAGCAATGCAAATTGATGAGATTTCAATCGATAAATGAACAAATCAGAGATGAAGTTTTcgattgcaaaatattgaacGATAGTTTGGTTGTGTCGTGTGGAACTAATTGCTTTGTTAATTTCCATGACTTACGACAGCCCAAGAGAACCAAGCCCATTTACAGTGTTAAAGCTGgaaatgataatttgaattcgCTAGATTATAATCCAATATCGAAAGTTCTTTCAGTAGCAAGTCTTGATGGCCGGTTGACTAGAATTGACTTAAGAAATCAGGAGGTTATCCGGGATGGGTTTGATTGTGGTGGTTTATTAAACGTTAGGTTGTGTCCGGGCAATAGGACATTAATAACTTTCGAAGATGGTAAATTGAAGCTATGCGATTCCAACGATTTGCAGATAATGTTAGAAGTCACACTTTCTAACGACAAATTAATCTACAGAATAACGTCAGAAGTGATTAAAGACTATTATTCGGAGActgaatatattataagTGGGTCGGAAACCGGTGTAGTTTGCATGTGGAAACATGACCCAGCAGATCGTACTGTTACAGATTTTAAGACCTTTGAGCCGCCACTGGCCTCATGTACAGATAGTTCTCGTATTTTGAGTATTGTCAGATTTATTGCATCTTCAAATAGGCTTATTTGTTCCAGCGAAAATGGGCTTTTGCATATCTGGGAAAATGTTTTGTAA